The window CAGAAACTATAGACTTTGCAAAAATCTTTGGAAGCCTTTAGGTCGAATTAAGTTTTGAAAAATAATTTTAGCAATCCTTTAAGTGAATGCCAACCTGATGCAATCAGAAATTAGAAGAGTAAGTCGAGTAGTTCGTATTGGAGATGTTTTGGTTGGTGGCAAAGAGCCTATACGTATTCAGTCCATGTTAACCAGTGATACCTGCGATTTGCCAAAAGTTATTGAAGAAGTGGAGGGATTATTTCAAGCAGGCTGTGAAATTATCCGAGTCACAGTCCCAAATCATAAATCTGTGGAAGCACTTCCGAAAATAAGAAAATTAATGGTCAATCAAGGGATTAATACACCTTTGGTTGCTGATATTCATTTCAATCCTCAACTAGCTGTAAATGCTGCAGAATTTGTGGAAAAGGTCCGAATTAATCCTGGTAACTATGCTGACAAAAAACGATTTGAAATAAGGGAATATTCTGAAGCTCAATATCAAGAAGAGTTGCAACGGTTAGAGGAAAAACTCCTCCCGCTAATTAAGCAACTCCAGAAATATGATAGGAGTCTTAGGATCGGCACTAATCATGGTTCCCTATCAGACCGTGTGATGAACCGGTTTGGTGATACTCCTGAAGGTATGGCTGAATCTGCGATGGAATTTTTACGAATACTGGAAAAGCATCAATATTTTGAGACAGTCATCTCAATGAAGGCATCTAACCCCATCGTAATGAGAGCAGCCTATCAAGAAATTGTAAGAAAAATGGATCTTGAAAGGATGAATTACCCGTTACATCTTGGAGTTACTGAAGCGGGGAACGGGATTGACGGTAGGGTGAAAAGTGCCTTGGGAATCGGCTCTCTTCTATTAGATGGGATTGGTGATACAATTAGAGTTTCCCTGACTGAACCAGCAACGAATGAAATCCCCGCCGCAAGAAGTATTTTAAATGGGATCAAAAAATTCCCTCGAAAAACTGTGCTTATTCAAATCAAAAAGCAATCAAATAACATCTATAATGAAATAGAAATTGATGGGATCAAACTTGGTGGAGAATCTCCGTTCCGCCTTATGGGCATCGCAGATTTTGTTTTGGAGGACCTTCCATCGGAACCATTCGATAAGGTTTGGAATCAGAAAAAATGGGAATCAGAAATTTTTCCGAATCTCCATTCCTTTGATTCTAGGAACCCAAACACTGGCAATAAAGTGATCCTTGTCGAAAGTGATGAAATGGATATTGACGGAATCCATAAATTTATAAAGATTTCAGATACTAACGGATTTGATCCTGTATTTCTCGTGAAATTATCTCTGACTGAAAATGAGGATGAACTGATGGGCTTGGCTGCGAACTTAGGGGCCTTGATTCTTGAGAATGTGGTACGAGGTTTAATTGTGCCTACCACTAATCAAAATGACCCTACGCTTGAGATGATCCTTTCATTGCTTCAGGCTGCGAGGGTGAAAACATATAAAGCCGATTTCATTTCATGTCCATCTTGTGGTCGAACTCACTTTGACCTTCAGACAGCAACAGCGAAGATCAAAATGAAAACAGAACACCTCAGGGGTGTCAAAATTGGGATAATGGGATGTGTGGTGAATGGTCCCGGGGAAATGGCTGATGCCGATTTCGGGTATGTTGGTTCCGGATTTGGAAAGATCAGTTTGTATAAGGGACAAAACTGTGTACGAAAAAATATTCCAGAGGAAAAAGCAGTGGATTATTTAATTGAACTAATACAGGAGCACGGGATGTGGCAGAATCGAACAGAGACTACTTAAGAAATATTGATTTCAGTGTGTTATGAATAGTCTAGAATTACACTACTTCTGCATTCGACCAAATAAGAGAATTGACCGTAGATCCTAAGCGGATCAACCAACTCAGATCAACTCTTTCGCAGTCCATCAATTACAAAATATGATTGCAAGGGGTAGCGGTTATGCCTGAATGTAAGTCCACTCCAATTATTGTATCCCTCTACAAATTCTCTTAACCACATCATCCTGTTAGCACTTTTGGAAAGTTTTGGGCTTTCTTGGGAATCTGCATAGACCTGTAGATCAGCTTCCAAAAAATTTCTTTCTTGGTGATCCAAGAGCCTTTGATTCAAAGCAATTCCGTCCAGTCTCATTAGTTTTTCTCAGTTCATACCCGTTTATTTATGTGGAACAAGACCTGATTTATTCATGTCAAGTCGATGAACTTCATACTTTTTGTTCAGGTTCGAACCTGTGCAAAGCATTTAATTGACTCTTTATCACTAGTTTTCTTCATGAATATCATCAACTATGATAGAAAATAATTGCTTTAATTGCAAATAATTATTTAAAGAATTCTGAGAATGATTTTAACAGAAAAGCCTCTATAATCTCCAGCAGATCGTCCAGAGCCAATTTAGATCCATGCCCCAATAACCTATAGTCTTCTCCATTGGATATTTTTTTTCA of the SAR324 cluster bacterium genome contains:
- the ispG gene encoding (E)-4-hydroxy-3-methylbut-2-enyl-diphosphate synthase; the protein is MNANLMQSEIRRVSRVVRIGDVLVGGKEPIRIQSMLTSDTCDLPKVIEEVEGLFQAGCEIIRVTVPNHKSVEALPKIRKLMVNQGINTPLVADIHFNPQLAVNAAEFVEKVRINPGNYADKKRFEIREYSEAQYQEELQRLEEKLLPLIKQLQKYDRSLRIGTNHGSLSDRVMNRFGDTPEGMAESAMEFLRILEKHQYFETVISMKASNPIVMRAAYQEIVRKMDLERMNYPLHLGVTEAGNGIDGRVKSALGIGSLLLDGIGDTIRVSLTEPATNEIPAARSILNGIKKFPRKTVLIQIKKQSNNIYNEIEIDGIKLGGESPFRLMGIADFVLEDLPSEPFDKVWNQKKWESEIFPNLHSFDSRNPNTGNKVILVESDEMDIDGIHKFIKISDTNGFDPVFLVKLSLTENEDELMGLAANLGALILENVVRGLIVPTTNQNDPTLEMILSLLQAARVKTYKADFISCPSCGRTHFDLQTATAKIKMKTEHLRGVKIGIMGCVVNGPGEMADADFGYVGSGFGKISLYKGQNCVRKNIPEEKAVDYLIELIQEHGMWQNRTETT